One window of the Streptomyces asoensis genome contains the following:
- a CDS encoding glycosyltransferase has protein sequence MSRFLFVVPPLVGHLNPAVGVAAELTARGHQVAWACADPELVGRLAGPKAGAVFACGGAPPGERPADLRGPEALRFLWEWYLLPLAEAMAPGVRAAVEAFRPDVVVADQQAFAGALVAERLGLPWATSATTSAEFTDPLAGLPKVREWLDRRLAGLRSAIGDPAGEADPRFSPHLVLAFSTPELAGDAHGGVRWVGPSITARPASADFPWEWLDGGRATVLVTLGTANTDVGGRFLEVCRDVLRERADRVQGVLVDPGGTLEPRGDDKDVLILPSVPQLALLERLERGSGAVVCHAGHNSVCEALWHGVPLVVAPIRDDQPVVSGQVTDAGAGVRVRFGRVTARQLGAAVDSVLDEPGYRAAAGRIRTAFRAAGGPSAAAAHLEDLAREFR, from the coding sequence ATGAGCCGGTTCCTGTTCGTCGTGCCGCCGTTGGTGGGGCATCTCAACCCGGCCGTCGGCGTCGCCGCCGAACTCACCGCGCGGGGCCACCAGGTGGCGTGGGCCTGCGCCGATCCGGAGCTGGTCGGCCGGCTGGCGGGCCCAAAAGCCGGGGCGGTGTTCGCCTGCGGCGGGGCACCGCCCGGTGAGCGGCCCGCCGACCTGCGCGGTCCGGAGGCGCTGAGGTTCCTGTGGGAGTGGTACCTGCTGCCGCTCGCCGAGGCGATGGCGCCGGGCGTGCGGGCGGCCGTCGAGGCGTTCCGGCCGGATGTCGTCGTCGCCGACCAGCAGGCCTTCGCCGGCGCGCTGGTCGCGGAGCGGCTGGGCCTGCCGTGGGCGACCTCGGCGACCACCTCGGCCGAGTTCACGGATCCCCTCGCCGGGCTGCCCAAGGTCAGGGAGTGGCTCGACCGGCGGCTGGCCGGACTGCGGTCCGCGATCGGCGATCCGGCGGGCGAGGCCGACCCCCGCTTCTCGCCGCATCTCGTCCTGGCCTTCAGCACACCGGAGTTGGCGGGCGACGCGCACGGGGGTGTCCGCTGGGTGGGCCCGTCGATCACGGCCCGGCCCGCGTCCGCCGACTTCCCCTGGGAGTGGCTCGACGGCGGCCGGGCCACCGTGCTGGTCACGCTCGGCACCGCGAACACCGACGTCGGCGGACGGTTCCTCGAGGTCTGCCGGGATGTGCTGCGGGAGCGGGCCGACCGGGTGCAGGGCGTGCTCGTCGATCCGGGCGGCACGCTGGAGCCACGGGGCGACGACAAGGACGTGCTGATCCTGCCGTCGGTGCCTCAACTCGCCCTGCTGGAACGGTTGGAGAGGGGATCCGGCGCGGTGGTCTGCCATGCCGGGCACAACAGCGTGTGCGAGGCCCTCTGGCACGGGGTTCCCCTGGTCGTGGCCCCGATCCGCGACGACCAGCCGGTCGTGTCCGGACAGGTCACCGACGCGGGGGCCGGGGTGCGGGTGCGGTTCGGCCGGGTCACCGCGCGGCAGCTGGGCGCGGCGGTCGACTCCGTCCTGGACGAACCCGGATACCGCGCCGCCGCCGGCCGGATCCGTACGGCGTTCCGCGCCGCGGGCGGTCCGTCCGCCGCCGCGGCCCATCTCGAAGACCTCGCCAGGGAGTTCAGATGA
- a CDS encoding alpha/beta hydrolase: MSLLARPAVATRAAKTMQGLTRLASRRSGGPGSAADGQTRFPEYPRAVRELTVPTSVAPAPVTVYAPPAGTATPAPVHVNFHGGGYVVSMPELDDGLCRWLAAEAGVVVVNVKYVVAPQHPFPAPPTQAFEVVRWVAEHGAEHGWDGGRLTVGGQSAGGGLTAAVARQALEQGGPAIALQVLHYPPLDLATGAKDKKAAVAKPMLRPWMAEIFDTSYVPDPRERAHRFVSPAHASDTADLTGIAPALVITAEYDLLRNEATRYAERLSAAGALVEHHDVTGADHGYDTKDDERARATYALIARHLRQATGSGTSQAS; the protein is encoded by the coding sequence ATGTCCCTCCTGGCCAGACCGGCGGTGGCCACCCGCGCCGCCAAGACGATGCAGGGTCTCACCCGGCTGGCGAGCCGCCGCTCCGGCGGCCCCGGCTCCGCCGCCGACGGGCAGACCCGGTTCCCGGAGTACCCGCGCGCGGTGCGTGAGCTGACGGTGCCGACCTCCGTCGCCCCGGCGCCGGTCACGGTGTACGCGCCCCCGGCCGGGACGGCGACGCCCGCGCCCGTCCACGTCAACTTCCACGGTGGCGGCTACGTCGTGTCGATGCCGGAGCTCGACGACGGGCTCTGCCGGTGGCTGGCCGCCGAAGCGGGGGTGGTCGTGGTCAACGTGAAGTACGTCGTCGCCCCGCAGCACCCGTTCCCGGCCCCGCCGACGCAGGCCTTCGAGGTGGTGCGCTGGGTCGCCGAGCACGGCGCGGAGCACGGCTGGGACGGCGGGCGGCTCACCGTGGGCGGACAGAGCGCGGGCGGCGGACTCACGGCGGCCGTGGCCCGCCAGGCCCTGGAACAGGGCGGACCCGCGATCGCCCTCCAGGTGCTGCACTACCCGCCGCTGGACCTCGCGACCGGCGCGAAGGACAAGAAGGCGGCTGTCGCCAAGCCCATGCTGCGGCCCTGGATGGCCGAGATCTTCGACACGTCGTACGTGCCGGATCCGCGCGAGCGCGCCCACCGGTTCGTTTCGCCCGCCCATGCCTCCGACACCGCCGACCTGACGGGCATCGCCCCGGCGCTGGTCATCACGGCCGAGTACGACCTGCTCAGGAACGAGGCGACGCGCTACGCCGAGCGGCTGAGCGCGGCCGGGGCCCTCGTCGAGCACCACGACGTCACCGGAGCCGACCACGGCTACGACACCAAGGACGACGAGAGGGCCCGTGCCACCTACGCCCTGATCGCCCGCCACCTCAGGCAGGCGACCGGCTCCGGTACTTCCCAGGCCTCTTGA
- a CDS encoding thiamine pyrophosphate-dependent enzyme: protein MTDTTSSPGADGGDALVTAFNAVGADYLFCSSGSEWAPVWESLARRHRDGLPCPRYLDLTHETVAVGMATGYGLVSRRPQGVLLHAAPGLLQGSMAVHGALLAGVPMVVSSSESTTYGDGPGQDPGGQWYRNLSIVGGPHGVATPFTKWSTEAASVHTLPTMVTRAAELAWRAPAGPAYLNVPLEILLEEWDGREAKPLVPPGSTHSSPEEVDPVAQLIREARNPVVVTETAGREAGGFEALVAFAEAWNIPVVEPDSAVCGNFPRTHPLHAGSDIGPWMDEADLILLVNCRAPFYPPSRRPSKAQVVVIDEVPQRPHVVYQVLFADRYLEGNVANTLRQLAKRAKDLDEAAVAVRRTAQDERHAAEQAAVADAEARARAQQRTEGVDPVLVAATLRELLDGADGIVVDETITHSRVVKRHLRTADPDSYFYVQGGLGQGIAVALGVKLAAGERPVVLTIGDGAFTYNPVVPSYDASKAYELPLLIVVFNNRVYKSMNLNHRRFYPDGAAAETGEWLGTDLHRLPRLAQFAEPFGMHTETVDTSQALGPALERALKAVAEGTTAVVDVLVTR from the coding sequence ATGACCGACACCACCAGCTCACCGGGCGCCGACGGCGGAGACGCTCTCGTCACCGCCTTCAACGCCGTCGGCGCCGACTACCTGTTCTGCTCGTCCGGGTCCGAGTGGGCCCCGGTATGGGAGTCCCTCGCCCGGCGCCACCGGGACGGACTGCCCTGCCCGCGGTACCTGGACCTGACCCACGAGACCGTCGCCGTGGGCATGGCCACCGGCTACGGCCTGGTCAGCCGCCGGCCGCAGGGCGTGCTGCTGCACGCGGCCCCCGGCCTGCTCCAGGGCTCGATGGCCGTCCACGGGGCGCTGCTCGCCGGCGTCCCGATGGTGGTCAGCTCCTCGGAGTCGACCACCTACGGCGACGGCCCCGGGCAGGATCCGGGCGGCCAGTGGTACCGGAACCTGTCCATCGTGGGCGGCCCGCACGGCGTCGCGACCCCGTTCACCAAGTGGTCCACCGAGGCCGCCAGCGTCCACACCCTGCCCACCATGGTCACGCGGGCGGCAGAGCTGGCCTGGCGGGCCCCGGCGGGCCCGGCGTACCTCAACGTCCCGCTGGAGATCCTGCTGGAGGAGTGGGACGGCCGCGAGGCCAAGCCCCTCGTGCCGCCGGGCTCCACGCACAGCTCGCCCGAGGAGGTCGACCCGGTCGCCCAGCTGATCCGCGAGGCGAGGAACCCGGTCGTCGTCACCGAGACCGCCGGCCGTGAGGCGGGCGGCTTCGAGGCCCTCGTCGCCTTCGCCGAGGCCTGGAACATCCCGGTCGTCGAGCCGGACTCCGCGGTGTGCGGCAACTTCCCGCGCACCCACCCGCTGCACGCGGGCAGCGACATCGGTCCGTGGATGGACGAGGCGGACCTCATCCTCCTCGTCAACTGCCGCGCCCCGTTCTACCCGCCGTCGCGCCGCCCCTCGAAGGCACAGGTCGTCGTCATCGACGAGGTGCCGCAGCGCCCGCACGTCGTCTACCAGGTCCTGTTCGCCGACAGGTACTTGGAAGGCAACGTCGCCAACACCCTGCGCCAGCTCGCCAAGCGGGCGAAGGATCTCGACGAGGCCGCCGTCGCCGTACGGCGCACCGCGCAGGACGAGCGGCACGCCGCCGAGCAGGCCGCCGTCGCCGACGCCGAGGCCAGGGCCAGGGCTCAGCAGCGGACCGAGGGCGTCGACCCGGTGCTGGTCGCCGCCACCCTGCGCGAGCTGCTCGACGGCGCGGACGGCATCGTCGTCGACGAGACCATCACCCACAGCCGCGTCGTCAAGCGGCACCTGCGCACGGCCGACCCCGACTCGTACTTCTACGTACAGGGTGGCCTCGGCCAGGGCATCGCGGTCGCGCTCGGCGTCAAACTCGCCGCCGGGGAACGGCCGGTGGTCCTCACCATCGGCGACGGCGCGTTCACCTACAACCCGGTCGTCCCGTCGTACGACGCGAGCAAGGCGTACGAACTCCCGCTGCTGATCGTGGTGTTCAACAACCGCGTCTACAAGTCGATGAACCTCAACCACCGCAGGTTCTATCCCGACGGAGCGGCCGCCGAGACCGGCGAATGGCTCGGCACCGACCTGCACCGTCTGCCCCGACTGGCCCAGTTCGCCGAGCCGTTCGGCATGCACACCGAGACCGTCGACACCTCACAGGCGCTCGGGCCCGCCCTCGAGCGCGCCCTCAAGGCCGTGGCGGAGGGCACCACCGCCGTCGTCGACGTCCTCGTCACCCGCTGA
- a CDS encoding amidohydrolase family protein, which produces MFVVDTQIHIWLEETPDRPWVPGARERIRLNGHREDPFSYEEALELMDEAGVNRALILPPSWEGDRIDYALEACEAHPDRFGIMARIPQNKPEEGKAMLTDFAQNPHIKGTRLTFHRPQDRNWMIDGTNDWYWPVAAELGIPTMVHAPIWKRELGEIAAKHPELKIIIDHMGIMARCVDDAIGYWVAETADLAAHPNIYVKVSALPGYSTQPFPNNNIQKYVREMVDRMGPQRCFYGTDITRLLGHGITYTDTIEQFTKHWDFTPEELEWIMGRGISEVLNWPIEG; this is translated from the coding sequence ATGTTCGTCGTCGACACGCAGATCCACATCTGGCTGGAAGAGACCCCGGACCGCCCCTGGGTCCCGGGCGCCCGGGAGCGGATCCGCCTCAACGGCCACCGCGAGGACCCCTTCTCCTACGAGGAGGCCCTCGAGCTGATGGACGAGGCCGGCGTGAACCGCGCGCTGATCCTGCCGCCGTCCTGGGAGGGCGACCGCATCGACTACGCCCTGGAAGCCTGTGAGGCGCACCCGGACCGTTTCGGCATCATGGCCCGCATCCCGCAGAACAAGCCCGAAGAGGGCAAGGCCATGCTGACGGACTTCGCGCAGAACCCGCACATCAAGGGCACGCGGCTGACCTTCCACCGGCCCCAGGACCGCAACTGGATGATCGACGGCACCAACGACTGGTACTGGCCCGTCGCAGCGGAGCTCGGCATTCCCACCATGGTCCACGCCCCGATCTGGAAGCGTGAGCTCGGCGAGATCGCCGCCAAGCACCCCGAGCTGAAGATCATCATCGACCACATGGGCATCATGGCCCGCTGCGTCGACGACGCGATCGGATACTGGGTCGCGGAGACCGCGGACCTCGCGGCCCACCCGAACATCTACGTCAAGGTGTCCGCGCTGCCCGGCTACTCGACGCAGCCGTTCCCGAACAACAACATCCAGAAGTACGTGCGCGAGATGGTCGACAGGATGGGCCCGCAGCGCTGCTTCTACGGCACCGACATCACCCGCCTGCTGGGCCACGGCATCACCTACACCGACACCATCGAGCAGTTCACCAAGCACTGGGACTTCACGCCCGAGGAGCTGGAGTGGATCATGGGCCGCGGTATCTCCGAGGTCCTGAACTGGCCGATCGAGGGCTGA
- the lhgO gene encoding L-2-hydroxyglutarate oxidase — MADETIGIVGAGIVGLATAREIALSRPGTRVVVLEKEREVALHQTGHNSGVVHAGIYYTPGSLKAELTVRGVALLRAYCQDRELPYREIGKLVVAVREDELGRMNALYDRARNNHVPDLRKVSREEIREIEPNAGGVAALYSPRTAITDYPAIARAFADDVVGSGGEVRTGFPVTSLTEVPGGIEVASGPRRERVRVDRLILCAGLHSDAVAGLAQDRREPRIVPFRGEYMLLRPERTDLVRGLIYPVPDPRYPFLGVHFTPRVDGSVEVGPNAVLALAREGYTRTRISPKDLLGLAAYPGAWKMAAQHWRTGIKEYRGSFSAAAFMKDAGLYVPAVGVHDVVRGGAGVRAQALDRDGTLVDDFRIHRVGRVTAVRNAPSPAATASMAIAEHIVEAVFDRASGSG, encoded by the coding sequence ATGGCTGACGAGACGATCGGCATCGTCGGCGCCGGCATCGTGGGTCTGGCCACGGCCCGCGAGATCGCCCTGAGCAGGCCAGGCACCCGGGTCGTGGTCCTCGAGAAGGAGCGCGAGGTCGCGCTCCACCAGACCGGCCACAACTCGGGTGTCGTGCACGCCGGCATCTACTACACGCCCGGCAGTCTCAAGGCCGAGCTGACGGTGCGGGGCGTGGCCCTGCTGCGTGCGTACTGCCAGGACCGCGAGTTGCCGTACCGCGAGATCGGCAAACTGGTCGTGGCGGTCCGCGAGGACGAGCTCGGCCGGATGAACGCCCTCTACGACCGGGCCAGGAACAACCATGTGCCCGACCTGCGGAAGGTCTCCCGCGAGGAGATCCGGGAGATCGAGCCGAACGCCGGGGGTGTCGCGGCCCTGTACTCCCCGCGCACCGCGATCACCGACTACCCGGCGATCGCCCGTGCCTTCGCCGACGACGTGGTCGGCTCCGGGGGAGAGGTGCGGACGGGCTTCCCGGTCACCTCCCTCACCGAGGTGCCCGGCGGCATCGAGGTGGCTTCCGGACCGCGGCGCGAGCGGGTGCGTGTGGACCGGCTGATCCTGTGCGCGGGCCTGCACTCCGACGCCGTGGCCGGCCTCGCACAGGACCGGCGGGAACCACGGATCGTCCCGTTCCGGGGCGAGTACATGCTGCTCAGGCCGGAGCGGACGGACCTGGTGCGGGGCCTGATCTACCCGGTGCCGGACCCCCGCTACCCGTTCCTCGGCGTCCACTTCACGCCCCGCGTCGACGGCTCGGTGGAGGTCGGCCCCAACGCGGTCCTGGCCCTGGCCAGGGAGGGGTACACCCGCACTCGGATCTCCCCGAAGGACCTGCTCGGCCTCGCCGCCTACCCCGGCGCCTGGAAGATGGCGGCCCAGCACTGGCGTACGGGCATCAAGGAGTACCGCGGGTCGTTCTCGGCGGCGGCCTTCATGAAGGACGCGGGTCTGTACGTCCCCGCGGTCGGTGTCCACGACGTCGTACGCGGCGGGGCGGGCGTGCGCGCCCAGGCCCTGGACCGGGACGGCACCCTCGTGGACGACTTCCGTATCCATCGGGTGGGCCGGGTCACCGCCGTCCGCAACGCGCCCTCGCCGGCCGCCACGGCCTCCATGGCGATCGCCGAGCACATCGTCGAAGCCGTTTTCGACCGCGCTTCCGGCAGCGGCTGA
- a CDS encoding acyl carrier protein, with protein MTPPTPRTPVTADERSVLADLTGMLTRLLQDEYGLDDIEIDMQTTFNRDLELESIDLVTLAGLLQERYGDRVNFAEFLAGMEFDEIIELTVGRLVEYVVTSLKAAEAS; from the coding sequence ATGACACCCCCCACCCCCCGCACCCCCGTCACCGCCGACGAGAGGTCCGTCCTGGCCGATCTCACCGGCATGCTCACGCGACTCCTCCAGGACGAGTACGGCCTCGACGACATCGAGATCGACATGCAGACCACCTTCAACCGTGACCTGGAGCTGGAGAGCATCGACCTGGTCACCCTGGCCGGCCTGCTCCAGGAGCGGTACGGCGACCGGGTCAACTTCGCCGAGTTCCTGGCCGGCATGGAGTTCGACGAGATCATCGAACTGACCGTCGGACGGCTCGTCGAGTACGTCGTGACGAGTCTGAAGGCCGCGGAGGCGAGCTGA
- a CDS encoding alpha/beta fold hydrolase produces the protein MAMVDTGSVRLHVQRIGPRQGRPATATVVLVHGLLTDSLASYYFTVAPAFAAAGLDVVMYDLRGHGRSERPTRGYTLDDNVDDLEALLDRLAVTGPVHLVGNSYGGTIAFGYAARHPERAASVSLVESEPATAAWAVKLGGILDRVVTQLAHNESDAIAWITAHRGHNTARLAKGAARLARETSLGRDIPASRVLTDEQIAAVRCPVLGLYGADSDLAELAPWLRAVLPDCRTVVIPGHEHSVLVEASGTVGGHILSLVDEAGRVAAEAAG, from the coding sequence ATGGCGATGGTCGACACCGGCTCCGTCCGGTTGCACGTACAGCGGATCGGCCCCCGGCAGGGCCGGCCGGCCACCGCCACCGTGGTGCTGGTGCACGGTCTGCTCACCGACAGCCTGGCCAGCTACTACTTCACCGTCGCTCCGGCGTTCGCGGCCGCGGGCCTCGACGTGGTCATGTACGACCTGCGGGGCCACGGCCGCAGCGAGCGCCCCACCAGGGGCTACACGCTGGACGACAACGTCGACGACCTGGAGGCGCTGCTCGACCGGCTGGCGGTGACCGGACCGGTGCACCTGGTCGGCAACTCCTACGGCGGCACGATCGCCTTCGGGTACGCGGCCCGGCACCCCGAGCGGGCGGCGAGCGTCAGCCTCGTCGAGTCCGAACCGGCCACCGCCGCCTGGGCGGTGAAGCTCGGCGGGATCCTGGACCGGGTCGTGACCCAGCTCGCCCACAACGAGTCCGACGCGATCGCCTGGATCACCGCCCACCGCGGGCACAACACCGCCCGCTTGGCCAAGGGCGCGGCCCGGCTCGCCCGGGAGACCTCCCTCGGACGGGACATCCCGGCCAGCCGGGTGCTGACGGACGAGCAGATAGCCGCGGTGCGTTGCCCGGTGCTCGGTCTGTACGGCGCCGACTCCGATCTGGCCGAACTCGCGCCCTGGCTCCGGGCGGTGCTGCCGGACTGCCGGACCGTGGTGATCCCGGGACATGAGCACTCGGTCCTCGTGGAGGCCTCGGGGACGGTCGGCGGGCACATCCTGTCCCTCGTCGACGAGGCCGGGCGGGTGGCGGCGGAGGCGGCGGGATGA
- a CDS encoding Ldh family oxidoreductase codes for MSTPPTKILVPAEDLRTFSAALLEKGGLSAEHARTTADVFVWAALRGVDSHGIARVPAYLDLLEKGVANADARITLESGTPAAAVLDADRAPGPVALSAAADEAVTRARTTGIAAVGVRRTVHTGAIGYYVSKIAEQGLVGIGFVAGMPNMGYTGVRGAAVATSPLAIAVPTDSSSAHAPLLLDMATATIALGRIRQAKASGTPLPEGAAATEDGTPTTDPEQAVMPLPLGGAKGSGMSLAFELLTSVLVGAPIFASFHSDDPAGRKHRQNALLIAVDPAAFGGADAFTESVDATLDTLKGLPAADGAQGVFYPGERSAAVAAGRGEKGVPVAPKVWRDLTERAEKLGVALPEAAG; via the coding sequence ATGTCCACCCCACCCACGAAGATCCTGGTGCCCGCGGAGGACCTGCGCACCTTCTCCGCGGCCCTCCTCGAGAAGGGCGGCCTGAGCGCCGAACACGCCCGCACCACCGCCGACGTGTTCGTCTGGGCCGCACTGCGCGGGGTCGACTCGCACGGCATCGCCCGGGTCCCCGCCTACCTGGACCTGCTGGAGAAGGGCGTCGCCAACGCCGACGCCCGGATCACGCTCGAGTCCGGCACCCCGGCCGCGGCCGTCCTGGACGCCGACCGCGCCCCCGGCCCGGTGGCCCTCAGCGCTGCCGCCGACGAGGCCGTGACCAGGGCGAGGACGACCGGCATCGCCGCGGTGGGCGTACGCCGCACGGTGCACACCGGCGCGATCGGCTACTACGTGTCGAAGATCGCCGAGCAGGGCCTGGTCGGCATCGGCTTCGTCGCCGGGATGCCGAACATGGGCTACACCGGCGTCAGGGGAGCGGCGGTCGCCACCAGCCCGCTCGCCATCGCCGTCCCGACCGACTCCTCGTCGGCGCACGCGCCGCTGCTCCTGGACATGGCCACCGCCACCATCGCCCTCGGCAGGATCCGGCAGGCGAAGGCGAGCGGCACCCCGCTGCCCGAGGGCGCGGCCGCCACCGAGGACGGCACCCCGACCACCGACCCGGAGCAGGCGGTCATGCCGCTCCCGCTCGGCGGGGCGAAGGGCTCCGGCATGTCCCTCGCCTTCGAGCTGCTGACCAGCGTGCTCGTGGGGGCGCCGATCTTCGCGTCGTTCCACTCGGACGACCCGGCCGGTCGCAAGCACCGCCAGAACGCCCTGCTCATCGCCGTCGACCCGGCCGCCTTCGGGGGCGCGGACGCCTTCACCGAGTCCGTGGACGCCACGCTGGACACGCTCAAGGGGCTCCCGGCCGCGGACGGCGCGCAGGGCGTGTTCTACCCCGGCGAGCGCAGTGCCGCCGTGGCCGCCGGCCGCGGGGAGAAGGGCGTTCCGGTGGCGCCCAAGGTGTGGCGCGACCTGACCGAGCGCGCCGAGAAGCTGGGCGTCGCCCTGCCGGAAGCCGCTGGGTAG
- a CDS encoding class I SAM-dependent methyltransferase, translated as MSEESKPAERIAEARPAYRADIAAGLARFFEPRRTTCPWCGSAALTTRLRTTDLLQHKPGRFVLDRCEGCGHTFQNPRLSAEGLEFYYRDFYDGLGEKKLGDTFGGRTRMYRGRAGSMLPHDPAPKTWLDVGTGHGHFCAAAREVLPGTTFDGLDFTDGVELAEREGRVEHGYRGAFPELAPELAARYDVVSMFHYLEHSTDPDRELRAAHETVRPGGHLLVEVPDPESRYARLLGRWWLPWLQPQHLHFVPVANLRERLTRLGFTVVAEQHAEPHDPVDLLAAVWLALDHAAPRDDAPWLPEPPGALRRTLRGALLVAGIPALIVGTLLDRFAVRPLSHRLGVSNAYRIVARRD; from the coding sequence ATGAGCGAAGAGAGCAAGCCCGCCGAGCGGATCGCCGAGGCGCGTCCCGCCTACCGGGCGGACATCGCCGCCGGCCTGGCCCGCTTCTTCGAGCCCCGCCGCACCACCTGCCCGTGGTGCGGCTCGGCAGCGCTGACCACCCGGCTGCGCACCACCGACCTGCTCCAGCACAAGCCGGGCCGCTTCGTCCTGGACCGCTGCGAGGGCTGCGGGCACACCTTCCAGAACCCGCGGCTGAGCGCCGAGGGCCTGGAGTTCTACTACCGGGACTTCTACGACGGGCTGGGCGAGAAGAAGCTCGGGGACACCTTCGGGGGCCGGACGAGGATGTACCGGGGGCGGGCCGGGTCGATGCTGCCGCACGACCCCGCGCCGAAGACCTGGCTGGACGTCGGCACCGGGCACGGTCACTTCTGCGCGGCCGCCCGGGAGGTGCTGCCCGGGACGACGTTCGACGGGCTGGACTTCACCGACGGTGTCGAACTCGCCGAGCGGGAGGGCCGGGTGGAACACGGCTACCGGGGCGCGTTCCCCGAGCTGGCGCCCGAACTCGCCGCCCGTTACGACGTGGTGAGCATGTTCCACTACCTGGAGCACAGCACCGACCCGGACCGCGAACTGCGCGCCGCGCACGAGACGGTGCGCCCCGGCGGGCATCTCCTCGTCGAGGTGCCGGACCCCGAGAGCCGCTACGCGCGGCTGCTGGGCCGCTGGTGGCTGCCCTGGCTCCAGCCGCAGCATCTCCACTTCGTGCCGGTGGCCAATCTGCGGGAGCGGCTCACCCGGCTGGGCTTCACGGTGGTGGCGGAGCAGCACGCCGAGCCGCACGACCCGGTCGACCTGCTGGCCGCCGTATGGCTGGCGCTGGACCACGCGGCGCCGCGCGACGACGCGCCGTGGCTGCCCGAGCCGCCGGGCGCGCTGCGCCGCACGCTGCGCGGGGCGCTGCTGGTCGCCGGGATTCCGGCGCTGATCGTGGGCACCCTGCTCGACCGGTTCGCGGTGCGTCCGCTGTCGCACCGGCTGGGCGTGTCCAACGCGTACCGGATCGTGGCCCGGCGCGACTGA